A DNA window from Halorubrum sp. DM2 contains the following coding sequences:
- a CDS encoding aldehyde dehydrogenase family protein, translating to MTTDLSIDADWDELYVDGEWRASESGETIAVEDPSTRETVTEVASGTEADVDAAYEAAAEAQESWGEQPPAHRQEVVEQFLGALDAHADEIMELLEYEVGGSAIMGETSIQIAADHASEAATLPRRMKGEHAASNIPGKENQLQVGPKGVVTVISPWNFPLNLSMRAVAPAIAAGNSVVLKPSTNSPITGGLLFAKLFEETDLPEGVINVVTGRGSEIGDRVASHPESDVVAFTGSTEIGKRVAGLAGENLAVPAMELGGNNAHVVTADADLDRALDGAAFGSFVHQGQVCISINRHVVHEDIYDEYVAGLVDRAESLPAGGVHDPETIVGPIIDESQRDEMLGYVDETVDAGATLETGGHTVDVDGVDDSLVVAPTVLSGVTNDMPAAANEHFGPIAPVIPFSDVDEAVAIANDTEYGLSGAVHSGDLGTAKEIADRMETGNVHINDQPINDEAHVPFSGIGASGVGHYNSDAFLDEITETKWISIQHDPREYPF from the coding sequence ATGACTACCGACCTATCGATCGACGCGGACTGGGACGAACTCTACGTCGACGGCGAGTGGCGGGCGAGCGAGAGCGGCGAGACCATCGCCGTCGAGGACCCCTCGACGCGCGAGACGGTGACCGAGGTGGCCTCGGGAACCGAGGCCGACGTGGACGCCGCCTACGAGGCCGCCGCCGAGGCGCAGGAGTCGTGGGGCGAGCAGCCGCCCGCGCACCGGCAGGAAGTTGTCGAGCAGTTCCTCGGCGCGCTCGACGCCCACGCCGACGAGATAATGGAGCTGCTGGAGTACGAGGTTGGCGGCTCGGCGATCATGGGTGAGACGTCGATCCAGATCGCGGCCGACCACGCGAGCGAGGCCGCGACGCTCCCCCGCCGGATGAAGGGCGAACACGCCGCCTCCAACATCCCCGGCAAGGAGAACCAGCTTCAGGTGGGCCCCAAGGGCGTCGTCACGGTTATCTCGCCGTGGAACTTCCCGCTGAACCTCTCGATGCGGGCGGTCGCGCCGGCGATCGCGGCCGGTAACTCGGTGGTGCTCAAGCCGTCGACGAACTCCCCGATCACCGGCGGCCTGCTGTTCGCGAAGCTGTTCGAGGAGACCGACCTCCCCGAGGGCGTGATCAACGTCGTCACCGGCCGCGGCTCGGAGATCGGCGACCGCGTCGCGAGCCACCCCGAGAGCGACGTCGTCGCCTTCACGGGCTCGACCGAGATCGGCAAGCGCGTCGCGGGCCTCGCCGGCGAGAACCTCGCGGTCCCGGCGATGGAGCTCGGCGGGAACAACGCGCACGTCGTCACCGCGGACGCCGACCTCGACCGCGCGCTCGACGGGGCCGCGTTCGGCTCCTTCGTCCACCAGGGGCAGGTGTGTATCTCGATCAACCGCCACGTCGTCCACGAGGACATCTACGACGAGTACGTCGCGGGCCTCGTCGACCGCGCCGAATCGCTGCCGGCCGGCGGCGTCCACGACCCGGAAACGATCGTCGGGCCGATCATCGACGAATCGCAGCGCGACGAGATGCTCGGCTACGTCGACGAGACGGTCGACGCGGGCGCGACGCTGGAGACCGGCGGCCACACGGTCGACGTCGACGGCGTCGACGACTCGCTCGTGGTCGCGCCGACGGTCCTCTCGGGCGTGACGAACGACATGCCCGCTGCGGCGAACGAGCACTTCGGCCCGATCGCGCCCGTGATCCCGTTCTCGGACGTCGACGAGGCGGTCGCGATCGCCAACGACACGGAGTACGGACTCTCCGGGGCGGTTCACTCCGGCGACCTCGGCACGGCCAAGGAGATCGCCGACCGCATGGAGACCGGCAACGTCCACATCAACGACCAGCCGATCAACGACGAGGCGCACGTCCCGTTCAGCGGGATCGGCGCGTCCGGCGTCGGCCACTACAACAGCGACGCGTTCTTGGACGAGATCACCGAGACGAAGTGGATCTCGATCCAGCACGACCCGCGCGAGTACCCGTTCTGA
- a CDS encoding pirin family protein, with protein MTSSQPSADRAAPVSGEPVRHGTGVNSNRAFPTGAHPQHLDPFVLFERFYIEPDQGFPMHPHRGFEIVSYMIEGGMDHEDSLGVTNTARENEAMHITTGGGIRHSEFPADGAGCNGLQLWINLPRERKEMEPDYADAAADELPTETLDGATVTTVVGDGSPLSTHTPVEYLDIEVTDSWAWSVPDGWTGFLYAVDGAGTVDGAAIAEGDVLPVTEAATVDVRSEDSLRAVAVSGRPHGEPIRQRGPFVL; from the coding sequence ATGACTTCCAGTCAGCCGAGTGCGGACCGAGCGGCTCCCGTCTCCGGCGAGCCGGTCCGCCACGGCACGGGCGTAAACTCGAATCGAGCGTTTCCGACGGGGGCGCACCCGCAGCACCTCGACCCGTTCGTCCTCTTCGAGCGGTTCTACATCGAGCCGGACCAAGGGTTCCCGATGCACCCGCACCGCGGGTTCGAGATCGTCTCGTATATGATCGAGGGCGGGATGGACCACGAGGACAGCCTCGGCGTCACGAACACCGCCCGCGAGAACGAGGCGATGCACATCACGACCGGCGGCGGGATCCGCCACTCCGAGTTCCCGGCCGACGGAGCGGGCTGTAACGGACTCCAGCTCTGGATCAACCTGCCGCGAGAGCGGAAGGAGATGGAGCCGGACTACGCGGACGCCGCGGCCGACGAACTGCCGACCGAGACGCTCGACGGGGCGACGGTCACCACGGTCGTCGGCGACGGGTCGCCGCTCTCGACGCACACGCCGGTGGAGTACCTCGACATCGAGGTCACGGACTCGTGGGCGTGGTCCGTTCCCGACGGATGGACCGGTTTCCTCTACGCCGTAGACGGTGCGGGGACGGTCGACGGCGCGGCGATCGCCGAGGGCGACGTGCTTCCGGTGACGGAGGCGGCGACGGTCGACGTCCGCAGCGAGGATTCGCTGCGTGCGGTCGCAGTCTCGGGACGCCCCCACGGCGAGCCGATCAGACAGCGCGGCCCGTTCGTGCTCTGA
- the tenA gene encoding thiaminase II, with amino-acid sequence MAFSDRLLDAGSEIWDAQKEHPFVVELADGSLDEAAFRHWVKQDYRYLLDYARVFALAGAAADDEETTRRLTGTAHATLADEMDLHRSFAAEYGLSPADLEAVEKAPTCAAYTDFLVRTAHEGSIAEIAAAVYPCGQGYLDVADHMADLASGEHRYTPFIEKYTSDAFRETVAWMRELVDRYGEAYPGERDAMRAAFLRSARLEHAFWGMCYDREEWSV; translated from the coding sequence ATGGCGTTCAGCGACCGACTCCTCGACGCCGGATCTGAGATCTGGGACGCGCAGAAGGAACACCCGTTCGTCGTCGAACTCGCGGACGGCAGCCTCGACGAGGCGGCGTTCCGTCACTGGGTGAAACAGGACTACCGGTACCTGCTCGACTACGCCCGCGTGTTCGCGCTCGCGGGGGCGGCGGCGGACGACGAAGAGACGACCCGGCGGCTGACGGGGACCGCGCACGCCACCCTCGCGGACGAGATGGACCTCCATCGGTCGTTCGCGGCCGAGTACGGGCTCTCGCCCGCGGACCTGGAAGCCGTCGAGAAGGCACCGACCTGCGCCGCGTACACGGACTTCCTCGTGCGGACGGCCCACGAGGGATCGATCGCGGAGATCGCGGCCGCCGTCTACCCGTGCGGACAGGGGTATCTCGACGTGGCCGACCACATGGCCGACCTCGCAAGCGGGGAGCACCGGTACACCCCGTTTATCGAGAAGTACACGAGCGACGCGTTTCGCGAGACGGTCGCGTGGATGCGCGAACTCGTCGACCGGTACGGGGAGGCGTACCCGGGCGAGCGCGACGCCATGCGGGCGGCGTTCCTGCGGAGCGCCCGGCTCGAACACGCGTTCTGGGGGATGTGTTACGACCGGGAGGAGTGGTCCGTCTGA
- a CDS encoding cbb3-type cytochrome c oxidase subunit I codes for MSGLPPTTSVKRWFVTTNHKDIGILYTITALFFLLFGGVMALLIRLQLWDPTSQILSGLAYNEAVTAHGLIMVFWFLSPFAFGFANYFVPLQIGADDLAFPRLNAVSYWLYLFSGVLLAISFFQGGTLSAGWTIYAPLNVPMYTPSIGSTGAVLALAMFVTGTTASTVNFLTSIHHSRAEGMGIMDMPMFTWSMLATVWMMLFAFAALLAVGLILAADRVLGSVYFSATEGGSLLWGHLFWFFGHPEVYIVFFPALGVMLELFQTFSGRRLVGRKWVIISICLIAVQSFLVWMHHMFLTTINLEIKTLMMATTIGISLPFDLVVFSLIYTLIKGRIQFTTPFLFAFGALLLFILGGITGVFLGAIVLDYEFRGTYWVVAHFHYVMFGGATALFGGAYYWFPKITGKMYDEFLGKLHFVVFFLGFNAVYFSMFLGWETPRRVFEYNPEFQIYHQFGTIGAFVLGLSFFIMFYNFAKSYVSGEPAGDNPWDYSRTAEWAVSSPPPLENWPNRPSYASGKLEFVKDFVPDGGPAMKTDDNGDIATDGGDSHSAHISEYPYWDKHASHASIWPFALSLALGITLFGFSGFADAVTVVLGDSAMQSEVQISNALYPTAIVVGLVGLLYTGVKWGLEDFYAPPTEFAERWPFNGVEKVKLGMWFFLASDVIVFGAFISAAVFVRYNAGWMTWSPLTESLPGLINTFVLITSSFTVILALVAARRKSRQGLLATLGTTILLGFTFMAIKLWEWNHEIFDRGVTISANAHGDPIQASIYYVTTGLHGIHVLLGLVIALFLFVRVYQGHYLDDERPIEYFGLYWHFVDIVWVFIFPLFYLF; via the coding sequence ATGAGCGGACTTCCGCCGACGACCTCCGTCAAGCGGTGGTTCGTCACGACCAACCACAAGGACATCGGTATCCTCTACACGATCACCGCACTGTTCTTCCTGCTGTTCGGCGGCGTGATGGCGCTTCTCATCCGCCTCCAGCTGTGGGACCCGACGAGCCAGATCCTCTCCGGACTGGCGTACAACGAGGCGGTCACCGCCCACGGGCTGATCATGGTGTTCTGGTTCCTCTCGCCGTTCGCGTTCGGGTTCGCGAACTACTTCGTGCCGCTTCAGATCGGTGCGGACGACCTCGCGTTCCCGCGGCTCAACGCGGTGTCCTACTGGCTGTACCTGTTCTCGGGCGTCCTGCTCGCGATCAGCTTCTTCCAGGGCGGTACGCTCTCCGCCGGATGGACGATATACGCCCCGCTCAACGTGCCGATGTACACGCCGAGCATCGGGTCGACCGGTGCGGTACTCGCGCTCGCGATGTTCGTCACCGGCACCACGGCGTCGACGGTGAACTTCCTCACGTCCATCCATCACTCGCGCGCCGAGGGGATGGGGATAATGGACATGCCGATGTTCACCTGGTCGATGCTTGCGACCGTGTGGATGATGCTGTTCGCGTTCGCCGCGCTGCTCGCGGTCGGACTCATCCTCGCGGCCGACCGCGTCCTCGGCAGCGTCTACTTCTCGGCGACTGAGGGCGGCTCCCTGCTGTGGGGCCACCTGTTCTGGTTCTTCGGCCATCCGGAGGTGTACATCGTCTTCTTCCCGGCGCTCGGCGTCATGCTGGAGCTGTTCCAAACGTTCTCCGGGCGGCGGCTCGTCGGCCGGAAGTGGGTGATCATCTCCATCTGTCTGATCGCCGTCCAGTCGTTCCTCGTGTGGATGCACCACATGTTCCTGACGACGATCAACCTGGAGATCAAGACGCTGATGATGGCCACGACCATCGGGATCTCGCTCCCGTTCGACCTGGTCGTCTTCTCGCTGATCTACACGCTGATCAAGGGGCGGATACAGTTCACGACGCCGTTCCTCTTCGCGTTCGGCGCGCTGCTGCTGTTCATACTTGGCGGCATCACGGGCGTCTTCCTCGGTGCCATCGTCCTCGACTACGAGTTCCGCGGCACCTACTGGGTGGTCGCGCACTTCCACTACGTGATGTTCGGCGGGGCGACGGCGCTGTTCGGCGGGGCCTACTACTGGTTCCCGAAGATAACCGGGAAGATGTACGACGAGTTCCTCGGGAAGCTCCACTTCGTGGTGTTCTTCCTCGGGTTCAACGCCGTCTACTTCTCGATGTTCCTCGGCTGGGAGACTCCCCGCCGGGTGTTCGAGTACAACCCCGAGTTCCAGATCTACCACCAGTTCGGGACGATCGGCGCGTTCGTGCTCGGACTGTCCTTCTTCATCATGTTCTACAACTTCGCAAAATCCTACGTCTCCGGCGAGCCGGCCGGCGACAACCCGTGGGACTACTCGCGGACGGCGGAGTGGGCGGTCTCCTCGCCCCCACCGCTGGAGAACTGGCCGAACCGGCCGTCGTACGCCTCCGGGAAACTGGAGTTCGTGAAAGACTTCGTGCCGGACGGCGGTCCCGCGATGAAGACCGACGACAACGGCGACATCGCCACCGACGGCGGCGACAGCCACTCGGCGCACATCTCCGAGTACCCCTACTGGGACAAACACGCGAGCCACGCGAGTATCTGGCCGTTCGCGCTCTCGTTAGCGCTCGGGATCACGCTGTTCGGCTTCTCCGGCTTCGCCGACGCGGTCACAGTCGTGCTGGGTGACAGCGCCATGCAGAGCGAGGTTCAGATCTCGAACGCGCTCTACCCGACCGCGATCGTCGTCGGTCTCGTCGGGCTCCTCTACACCGGCGTCAAGTGGGGCCTAGAGGACTTCTACGCCCCGCCGACCGAGTTCGCCGAGCGCTGGCCGTTCAACGGCGTCGAGAAGGTGAAACTGGGGATGTGGTTCTTCCTCGCCTCTGACGTGATCGTCTTCGGCGCGTTCATCTCGGCGGCCGTCTTCGTCCGCTACAACGCGGGCTGGATGACGTGGTCGCCGCTGACCGAGTCGCTACCGGGGCTGATCAACACGTTCGTCCTGATCACGTCCTCGTTCACGGTCATCCTCGCGCTGGTCGCGGCGCGTCGGAAGAGCCGGCAGGGCCTGCTGGCGACGCTCGGAACGACCATCCTGCTCGGGTTCACCTTCATGGCGATCAAGCTGTGGGAGTGGAACCACGAGATATTCGACCGCGGCGTCACCATCTCCGCGAACGCCCACGGCGACCCGATCCAGGCGTCGATCTACTACGTCACGACCGGGCTCCATGGGATCCACGTGCTGCTCGGCTTAGTGATCGCCCTCTTCCTGTTCGTCAGGGTGTACCAGGGCCACTACCTCGACGACGAGCGGCCGATAGAGTACTTCGGCCTCTACTGGCACTTCGTCGACATCGTCTGGGTGTTCATCTTCCCGCTGTTCTACCTCTTCTGA
- a CDS encoding cytochrome C oxidase subunit IV family protein → MGHDSVKLYSAIYVALLVAATLNFLLFESSFVEFTYAQAVAGTLVIATVKTLLIVSYFMHLRSENRSLTYLMGMALALTMLLMAAATYSIS, encoded by the coding sequence ATGGGGCACGACTCCGTAAAACTGTACTCGGCGATATACGTCGCACTCTTGGTAGCGGCGACGCTGAACTTCCTCCTCTTTGAGTCTTCGTTCGTCGAGTTCACCTACGCACAGGCGGTCGCCGGCACGCTGGTGATAGCGACGGTCAAAACGCTGCTCATCGTCTCGTACTTCATGCACCTCCGGTCGGAGAACCGCTCGCTGACCTACCTGATGGGGATGGCACTCGCGCTCACCATGCTGCTGATGGCTGCCGCGACGTACTCCATCTCGTAG
- a CDS encoding helix-turn-helix domain-containing protein codes for MSQFDRSGGVASDGDRADRIDGADAAAATPRTESRIPPAEVFAVLGNETRVEVLHALLELGGDESPVSFTDLFERVDATDSANFSYHLDQLIGHFVRRREEGYEFRAPGRKVVSSIFTGTLTERAQLGFFPAEGSCHACGGDLHAWYVDDTLSIGCTDCGAIQVSYPFPAGALDGRSTDDLLEAFHHYVRHHYCLAADGVCPECTGTVETDLVRTPDEEGQAVAVEHACQRCSYDLRSTVGLLLLDDPDVLRFHADRGVDLSSVPFWEFDWCVSDAATTVVSEDPLRVRLTVGCAGDEMRVGVDESGTVVETDGPERDAQ; via the coding sequence ATGAGCCAGTTCGACCGATCCGGCGGCGTCGCCTCCGACGGGGACCGCGCGGATCGCATCGACGGAGCCGACGCCGCGGCCGCGACTCCCCGGACGGAATCGCGGATCCCGCCCGCGGAGGTGTTCGCGGTCCTCGGCAACGAGACGCGGGTCGAGGTCCTCCACGCGCTGCTCGAACTCGGCGGCGACGAGTCGCCGGTGAGCTTTACCGACCTCTTCGAGCGGGTCGACGCGACGGACAGCGCGAACTTCAGCTACCACCTCGACCAGCTCATCGGTCACTTCGTCCGGCGGCGCGAGGAGGGGTACGAGTTCCGCGCACCGGGGCGGAAGGTGGTGAGTTCCATCTTCACCGGCACGCTGACCGAGCGGGCGCAGCTCGGCTTCTTCCCGGCGGAGGGGTCGTGTCACGCCTGCGGCGGCGACCTCCACGCCTGGTACGTCGACGACACGCTCTCCATCGGCTGTACCGACTGCGGCGCGATACAGGTGAGCTACCCCTTCCCGGCGGGCGCGCTCGACGGCCGGTCTACCGACGACCTGCTGGAGGCGTTCCACCACTACGTCCGGCACCACTACTGTCTGGCCGCGGACGGCGTCTGTCCCGAGTGTACCGGAACCGTCGAGACCGACCTCGTGCGGACGCCCGACGAGGAGGGACAGGCTGTCGCGGTCGAACACGCCTGCCAACGGTGTAGCTACGACCTCCGGTCGACGGTCGGCCTCCTGCTGCTCGACGACCCCGACGTCCTCCGGTTCCACGCGGACCGCGGCGTCGATCTGAGTTCGGTACCGTTCTGGGAGTTCGACTGGTGCGTGAGCGACGCCGCGACGACGGTCGTCTCCGAGGACCCGCTCCGCGTGCGGCTGACGGTCGGCTGCGCGGGCGACGAGATGCGCGTGGGCGTCGACGAGTCCGGAACGGTCGTCGAGACGGACGGCCCCGAACGCGACGCGCAGTAA
- the coxB gene encoding cytochrome c oxidase subunit II — translation MIDPVILQQGSDWRAQAEIFDEIFFVFLALGTLVGTIVVSYTLWNVYKYRDDGDRSDEKFDAPTVGELPTGQGGPKAKKLFLSFGLSAIVVISLVVYAYGLLLYVEDGPSVQDDGDIEILVEGQQYGWVYEYPNGHTERGELIVPADQRVDLNITSSDVWHNFGSSDLRIKSDAIPGEYSETWFKVSSEDIEAQGGEATYRVECFELCGPGHSQMKGQVTVIPQDEWEEWYAGTGNGSESASIESTGVAFDAPSAGGVSA, via the coding sequence ATGATAGATCCAGTTATCCTACAACAGGGGAGCGACTGGCGCGCACAGGCGGAGATCTTCGACGAGATCTTCTTCGTCTTCCTCGCGCTCGGTACGCTCGTCGGCACCATCGTCGTGTCGTACACGCTGTGGAACGTGTACAAGTACCGCGACGACGGCGATCGATCGGACGAGAAGTTCGATGCGCCGACGGTCGGTGAGCTCCCGACGGGACAGGGCGGTCCGAAAGCGAAGAAGCTGTTCCTCTCGTTCGGGCTGAGCGCCATCGTCGTCATCAGCCTCGTCGTGTACGCGTACGGGCTTCTCCTCTACGTTGAGGACGGGCCGAGCGTTCAGGACGACGGGGACATCGAGATTCTCGTCGAGGGACAGCAGTACGGCTGGGTGTACGAGTACCCGAACGGCCACACCGAACGGGGTGAACTGATCGTTCCGGCCGATCAGCGGGTCGACCTCAACATCACGTCGAGCGACGTGTGGCACAACTTCGGCTCGTCAGACTTGCGGATAAAGTCCGACGCCATCCCCGGAGAGTACAGCGAGACGTGGTTTAAGGTAAGCTCTGAGGATATCGAGGCACAAGGCGGGGAGGCGACCTACCGCGTCGAGTGCTTCGAGCTATGCGGTCCGGGTCACTCCCAGATGAAGGGCCAGGTTACGGTCATCCCGCAAGACGAGTGGGAGGAGTGGTACGCGGGCACCGGTAACGGTTCCGAGAGCGCCAGCATCGAGAGCACCGGCGTCGCGTTCGACGCGCCCTCCGCGGGCGGGGTGAGCGCATGA
- the sod gene encoding superoxide dismutase, with amino-acid sequence MSYELDPLPYDYDALEPHISEQVLEWHHDTHHQGYVNGWNSAEETLEENRESHDFSSSGGAIRNVTHNSSGHILHDLFWQNMSPEGGAEPEGALADRIEEDFGSYEAWKGEFEAAASAAGGWALLVYDTFSNQLRNVVVDKHDQGAVWGGHPILALDVWEHSYYHDYGPARGEFVDNFFEVVDWEEPSSRYEQAVELFE; translated from the coding sequence ATGAGCTACGAACTCGATCCGCTGCCGTACGACTACGACGCACTGGAACCGCACATTTCCGAGCAGGTGCTCGAATGGCATCACGACACCCATCATCAGGGGTACGTCAACGGTTGGAACTCGGCCGAAGAGACGCTCGAAGAGAACCGTGAGTCCCACGACTTCTCTTCGTCCGGCGGAGCCATCCGCAACGTGACCCACAACTCCTCGGGCCACATCCTCCACGACCTGTTCTGGCAGAACATGTCGCCGGAGGGCGGCGCGGAGCCCGAGGGAGCGCTGGCCGACCGCATCGAGGAGGACTTCGGCTCGTACGAGGCCTGGAAGGGCGAGTTCGAGGCGGCGGCCTCCGCGGCCGGCGGCTGGGCACTTCTGGTGTACGACACGTTCTCGAACCAGCTTCGCAACGTCGTGGTCGACAAGCACGACCAGGGCGCTGTCTGGGGCGGTCACCCCATCCTCGCGCTGGACGTCTGGGAACACTCCTACTACCACGACTACGGTCCGGCTCGCGGCGAGTTCGTCGACAACTTCTTCGAAGTCGTCGACTGGGAGGAACCCTCCAGCCGCTACGAGCAGGCCGTCGAGCTGTTCGAGTAA
- a CDS encoding NAD-dependent epimerase/dehydratase family protein → MTDTALVVGGTRFIGRHTVGELLAHDYEVAIFNRGNHENPFAENNRVTHVEGDRKDETALRAAKLSVEPDIVIDCVAYQPADVETATEIFADVDGYVYISSGSSYAAEEIPKREGETPLEPCTDEQATDDSGETYGNRKAEGDRAVFAAAEEGVAATAVRPCIVYGPHDYTERLDYWIDRVLTHDRVVIPGDGQNLWHRAYVEDVASALRIVAERGEPGAAYNVGDRRALTLEETVETIADVAGEDVEVVPASDDALAAGGLEPDDFTLYREYPHLLDTCALADLGWKSTPVDEAMERTVTEHRESGRDGSKWDPGREAEERVLGVMDTL, encoded by the coding sequence ATGACGGACACTGCGCTCGTCGTCGGCGGGACTCGGTTCATCGGCCGCCACACGGTCGGCGAACTGCTGGCACACGACTACGAGGTGGCGATATTCAACCGCGGCAACCACGAGAACCCCTTCGCGGAGAACAACCGCGTGACCCACGTCGAGGGGGACCGGAAAGACGAGACCGCGCTGCGCGCCGCGAAGCTGTCGGTCGAACCGGACATCGTGATCGACTGCGTCGCCTACCAGCCGGCCGACGTGGAGACCGCCACGGAGATCTTCGCCGACGTCGACGGGTACGTGTACATCTCGTCGGGGTCCAGCTACGCCGCCGAGGAGATCCCCAAGCGAGAGGGCGAGACGCCGCTGGAGCCGTGTACCGACGAGCAGGCGACCGACGACTCCGGCGAGACGTACGGCAACCGGAAGGCCGAGGGCGACCGCGCGGTGTTCGCGGCCGCCGAGGAGGGCGTCGCGGCCACCGCGGTTCGCCCGTGTATCGTCTACGGGCCGCACGACTACACGGAGCGGCTCGACTACTGGATCGACCGCGTACTCACGCACGACCGCGTGGTGATCCCCGGCGACGGACAGAACCTCTGGCACCGGGCGTACGTCGAGGACGTCGCGAGCGCGCTCCGGATCGTCGCCGAGCGCGGCGAGCCGGGCGCGGCGTACAACGTCGGCGACAGGCGCGCACTTACGCTCGAAGAGACGGTAGAGACGATCGCTGACGTCGCCGGGGAGGACGTCGAAGTCGTCCCGGCGAGCGACGACGCGCTCGCCGCCGGCGGCCTCGAACCCGACGACTTCACGCTCTACCGCGAGTACCCGCACCTGCTCGACACCTGTGCGCTCGCGGACCTCGGCTGGAAGTCGACGCCGGTCGACGAGGCGATGGAACGGACCGTGACGGAACACCGCGAATCGGGTCGCGACGGGAGCAAGTGGGACCCCGGCCGCGAGGCCGAGGAGCGCGTCCTCGGCGTCATGGACACGCTCTGA
- a CDS encoding zinc ribbon domain-containing protein, with amino-acid sequence MSDRSLRRPWLAALLALVVSGLGHAYLRRWARALGWYLAVTAAVFLFVPDGAVTAAFSGNLPPVRDLAPPAAVVGASVIDAYVVARRNNREYERERDAARAADASAASVGVDGDPDAASTDAADADGTVRCPECGKETDPTVDFCQWCAEPLGGEDAS; translated from the coding sequence ATGTCCGACCGTTCGCTGCGGCGACCCTGGCTCGCCGCCCTGCTCGCACTCGTCGTCTCCGGGCTCGGCCACGCGTACCTCCGTCGGTGGGCCCGCGCCCTCGGCTGGTATCTGGCGGTCACCGCGGCCGTCTTCCTGTTCGTCCCCGACGGCGCGGTCACCGCCGCGTTCTCTGGGAACCTCCCGCCGGTCCGAGACCTCGCGCCCCCCGCGGCGGTCGTCGGGGCCAGCGTGATCGACGCGTACGTCGTAGCCCGCAGGAACAACCGGGAGTACGAGCGGGAGCGCGACGCGGCCCGCGCGGCCGACGCTTCGGCGGCGTCCGTCGGCGTCGACGGCGACCCGGACGCCGCGTCGACGGATGCGGCGGACGCCGACGGAACCGTTCGCTGCCCGGAGTGTGGGAAAGAGACTGACCCGACGGTCGACTTCTGTCAGTGGTGTGCGGAGCCGCTGGGCGGAGAAGACGCGTCGTGA
- a CDS encoding GNAT family N-acetyltransferase, which translates to MDLRAATATDIDAVRSVARESLAASYGHAVDEELLDEAVEEWYDAGDLGDDINDDDAVFPVALVDGVVVGFAESYVVGRRERVGEIDWLHVHPDHRGSGIGSALLERVESALRSAEVDRIEARVLADNEAGTAFYEREGYELAGERDVDIGGERFAEREYRKQIGRLAGISEAVYETEAGDSVHVAFDESDRGSRAPFYVAYADPDHERRYGYLCGNCEGTDVAIDTMDRMECRDCGNRRKPTRWDAAY; encoded by the coding sequence ATGGACCTGCGCGCCGCAACCGCTACCGATATCGACGCGGTCCGGTCGGTCGCCCGCGAATCGCTCGCGGCATCGTACGGACACGCCGTCGACGAGGAACTGTTGGACGAGGCCGTCGAGGAGTGGTACGACGCCGGCGACCTCGGGGACGACATCAACGACGACGACGCGGTGTTCCCCGTCGCCCTCGTGGACGGGGTCGTCGTCGGGTTCGCGGAGAGCTACGTCGTCGGCCGCCGCGAGCGCGTCGGCGAGATCGACTGGCTCCACGTCCACCCCGACCACAGGGGGTCCGGGATCGGCTCCGCGCTGCTCGAACGCGTCGAGTCCGCCCTCCGGTCGGCGGAGGTCGACCGGATCGAGGCGCGCGTCCTCGCCGACAACGAGGCGGGGACGGCGTTCTACGAGCGCGAGGGGTACGAACTCGCCGGCGAACGCGACGTCGACATCGGCGGGGAGCGGTTCGCGGAACGGGAGTACCGCAAGCAGATCGGCCGCCTCGCGGGCATCTCCGAGGCCGTCTACGAGACCGAGGCGGGAGACTCCGTCCACGTCGCGTTCGACGAGAGCGACCGCGGGTCGCGAGCGCCCTTCTACGTCGCGTACGCCGACCCGGACCACGAGCGGCGGTACGGCTACCTCTGTGGCAACTGTGAGGGGACCGACGTCGCGATCGACACCATGGACCGGATGGAGTGTCGCGACTGCGGGAACCGGCGGAAACCCACGCGCTGGGACGCGGCGTACTGA